AGGTACGGGATGAGGTGCACGGTGACGGAGTTCGTCGTGAAGTTGCCGATAAAGAACGCCGCCGCCAGCACCCAGAACACGGACGTGCGGGCCGCCGCGCCGAGCGTGAGCCCGGGCACGCGCGGCTCCTCGCTTCCGGGGCCCGGCGGACGCGCGCGCAGGGGCGCCGGCCGGAGCGCCAGCGCGTGCAGCGGAATGGTGAACGCGGCCAGGATCGCCGCGAGCGCGACGAGCGCGGCCCGCCAGCCGAGCCGGTCGACGAGCCAGGCCTCGATCGGCATGAAGATCGTGCTCGCGAGCGCTCCCGCGAGCGTCACGGTGAGGAGCGCGCGGTCGCGCCCGCGCGTGGCGAACCAGCCGACGACCGCCGCGAAGGCGGGCTCGTAGAGCGTGGCCGCGAGCGCCAGGCCCATCAGGCACCAGACCGCGTAGAGCGCCGCGAGGCTCTCGACGCGCGACCAGACGAGCAGGAGCACCACCCCGAGGCACGAGCCCGCCGTCATGAGCGCGCGGGCGCCGTGCCGGTCGATCCAGCGCCCGACGGGCAGCGCCGCGAGCGCCGCCATGCCCATGCCGACCGAGAAGGCGCCCGTGATCTCGACGCGCGAGAAGCCGAGGTCCGCCTCCATCGGGCGGAGCAGGACGGGGAAGCCGTAATAGAGGATGCCCCACGAGACCGTCTCGGTGATGCAGAGCGCGGCGACGACGATCCAGCCGTAGTAGAGGCGTCCGAGGCCCACGGACGCGTATTAGCGCACAAGGGGGACCGCCGCGCGAAGCGCTCGTTTCCGGCCCGGCTGGTTCGGCGCCTTGATGATAGGATCGGGCGCATGCCGATCCCCGTGGACCCGACCGATGTCCTGATGACCGGCGAGAACTCGTTCATCCGCCTGAGCCCCGACGGCGG
The Candidatus Methylomirabilota bacterium genome window above contains:
- a CDS encoding MFS transporter; translation: MGLGRLYYGWIVVAALCITETVSWGILYYGFPVLLRPMEADLGFSRVEITGAFSVGMGMAALAALPVGRWIDRHGARALMTAGSCLGVVLLLVWSRVESLAALYAVWCLMGLALAATLYEPAFAAVVGWFATRGRDRALLTVTLAGALASTIFMPIEAWLVDRLGWRAALVALAAILAAFTIPLHALALRPAPLRARPPGPGSEEPRVPGLTLGAAARTSVFWVLAAAFFIGNFTTNSVTVHLIPYLADRGYSPALAAVMIGWMGAMQLPARLVFAPIAARFGHRALTAAIFVVQAASLAQLALVGRLGTLAPMVVMLGAANGMATLARATMVAEIFGPRHYGSIAGALALGANGARALAPVGAALLVVSLGGYERVFGLLAAALVLAGIGVMATREPARPDA